TACTCATTATGTACTCATGTAAGCCGTTTAGGGCTTGGAACGCCGAATCCATCGGCGTATCGGTTTGGAGAACTTCCGGGCATAGTTACACCGAATGTTCGAATTCTCTGTTCATGATGCTGTGAAGCTGAACTTTGACGTTGAGGGCTGTGTTCTAAGTTTTGTCGTCTGGCACGATAAACTCAGGCCCTAAACGGGGTACGTATCCAGCCGCCCGCCCAAATCCCACCTCGCTGACGGCTGACCGCTGACGGCTGATAGCTCCTCAAGCCAGCGCCCGCAGCCGCTCCAGCTCCGCGCGGGCGGCCTCCTCCCCGGCCTGGATGGCCTGCGCGCCCCGGTGGAAGCTGGGGAGGTCCACCCCCTCCACCGCCGGGCGCAGGAGCACGTCGGGGCGGTAGAGGCTCAGCCGCGCGTCGGTGAGCTGGGCCTGCATGATGTCGGCGGCCCGCCGGAGGGCCTGCACGGGGCCGAGGTGCGCCTCCCGCTCCCGCCGCCACAGCCGCCGCCTGCGCTCGGGGAGTTCGAGGAGGCCGGGGGAGGTCACGTCCACCGCCACGACCCGGTGAACGCCGAGGAAGAGCGCGGCGTCCACGGGCACCTGATTGAGCACCCCGCCGTCCGCGAGCAGCATGTCCCCGAAGGGCACCGGGTCGATGGCACCGGGATAGGCGGTGGTCGCCCGCAGCGCCGGGAAGAGGTCGCCGCTCGACAGGTACACCTGCCGCCCGGTGAGCACGTCCGTCGCCGTGACCGCCAGCGGGATCGCCAGTTCCTCGAAGGTCGGGGGGAGGTTGGCCGCCAGCCACGCCTCGAAGGCGCTCGTCCGCAAGAGGCCGCCCCCCAGCCGCCAGTCGAGGAGCCGCCGCCAGGACACTGCCTCCGCCACCCGCGTCAGGTCGTCCGCCGACGCGCCCGCCGCGATGAAGGCCGCGACCAGCCCGCCGATGCTCGTGCCCGCCAGCACCGAGGGGCGCAGCTCCGCCTCCTCCAGCACGCGCCACACCCCGATATGCGCGAGGCCCCGCGCGCCGCCCCCACCGAGCACCAGCCCGAAACCCGCCATGCGGGAATTGTAGGCGGGTCCCCGTCCCCGTCCCGCCCACCTTCCCCCCGCCCACCT
The sequence above is drawn from the Deinococcus sp. YIM 134068 genome and encodes:
- a CDS encoding patatin-like phospholipase family protein: MAGFGLVLGGGGARGLAHIGVWRVLEEAELRPSVLAGTSIGGLVAAFIAAGASADDLTRVAEAVSWRRLLDWRLGGGLLRTSAFEAWLAANLPPTFEELAIPLAVTATDVLTGRQVYLSSGDLFPALRATTAYPGAIDPVPFGDMLLADGGVLNQVPVDAALFLGVHRVVAVDVTSPGLLELPERRRRLWRREREAHLGPVQALRRAADIMQAQLTDARLSLYRPDVLLRPAVEGVDLPSFHRGAQAIQAGEEAARAELERLRALA